A region of Anguilla rostrata isolate EN2019 chromosome 10, ASM1855537v3, whole genome shotgun sequence DNA encodes the following proteins:
- the si:dkey-1k23.3 gene encoding heat shock protein 67B1, with product MAEEDKALPQPLFCRDLTWDPFRRWPQWSRIFDQDFGTPPFPMPCDLSWAESAGRQLGTSSWMGYRRAPLFSSSAQTPLHPCPKLPGGVSEILTGQDRWQVNLDVNHFSPEEISIKTKEGYLEITGKHEEREDEHGFVSRYFTRKYKLPAEIDLQHVSSSLSGDGVLSVEGPLPASSHPAEIIIPIQVEEKLQSSECNVKDDPAAVGAKTQETAGGEESGETQAADTEELQTPPTQGPSDEPQGGDQPQQAPAVQSESSLEQWEELQADDSEVLVEERATVSGGEEAPAQPEGGAAEEQVDPKPAQEEGDVGQEPQEASGNQEDQPAPDGGAEGQGEPGDPSSETGPQQDAAGEPVQEAPESTSADPSQEAPRPEQDIPEQQEIEQVEFTKGAPES from the exons ATGGCTGAAGAGGACAAAGCTCTGCCGCAACCCTTGTTCTGCCGAGACTTGACCTGGGACCCGTTCCGGCGCTGGCCGCAGTGGAGCCGAATCTTCGACCAGGACTTCGGGACGCCCCCTTTCCCGATGCCCTGTGACCTCAGCTGGGCTGAGAGCGCTGGGAGGCAGCTGGGCACCTCCTCTTGGATGGGGTACAGACGtgcccctctcttctcctcgtCCGCACAGACCCCCCTGCACCCCTGTCCCAAACTACCCGGGGGCGTTTCTGAGATCCTCACCGGACAGGACAGGTGGCAAGTCAACCTGGACGTCAACCACTTCTCCCCAGAGGAAATAAGCATAAAAACCAAGGAGGGTTATCTGGAGATCACAG GGAAACATGAGGAGAGGGAGGACGAACACGGCTTTGTCTCTAGATAttttacaagaaaatacaa ACTCCCAGCCGAGATTGATCTCCAGCACGTAAGCTCCTCTCTGTCCGGTGACGGGGTGCTGTCTGTGGAGGGCCCGCTGCCTGCTTCCTCCCACCCAGCAGAGATCATCATccccatccag GTAGAAGAGAAGCTTCAGTCTTCAGAGTGCAATGTGAAGGATGACCCGGCAGCAGTGGGAGCCAAGACCCAAGAAACCGCtggaggggaggagagtggggaAACGcaggctgcagacacagaggaACTCCAGACTCCGCCCACACAGGGCCCCAGCGACGAACCACAGGGCGGGGACCAGCCACAGCAAGCTCcagctgtccaatcagagtCCTCCTTGGAGCAATGGGAGGAGCTTCAGGCAGATGATTCTGAGGTGTTGGTGGAGGAGAGAGCCACTGTCTCGGGGGGTGAGGAGGCACCCGCTCAGCCCGAGGGGGGCGCAGCCGAAGAACAAGTAGATCCCAAACCTGCTCAAGAGGAGGGCGACGTGGGACAGGAACCGCAGGAGGCCTCGGGGAACCAGGAGGATCAGCCCGCCCCAGATGGAGGCgcggaggggcagggggagccAGGAGACCCCTCATCTGAGACCGGACCCCAGCAGGACGCCGCTGGAGAACCTGTACAGGAAGCCCCGGAATCCACTTCTGCGGATCCCAGCCAGGAAGCCCCAAGACCTGAGCAGGACATCCCAGAACAGCAGGAAATAGAGCAGGTCGAGTTCACCAAGGGGGCGCCCGAATCTTGA